In Gossypium arboreum isolate Shixiya-1 chromosome 5, ASM2569848v2, whole genome shotgun sequence, a single genomic region encodes these proteins:
- the LOC108451656 gene encoding VQ motif-containing protein 10-like has product MAINGGQPMKVVIINTKYVETDVRSFKSIVQELTGKESLTIDNSSKPTTRFYDKRMNKKPRTSPAEVNRLVLMKNLSFKELEKLLKEIPSVDDFLWNIDGNKVQQHFQLQ; this is encoded by the coding sequence ATGGCAATTAATGGTGGGCAGCCAATGAAGGTGGTGATCATCAACACTAAGTACGTAGAGACGGATGTTAGGAGCTTTAAGTCCATCGTACAAGAGCTGACCGGTAAAGAGTCACTCACAATCGACAATTCGTCGAAGCCAACAACCCGGTTTTACGACAAGAGAATGAATAAGAAACCAAGGACGTCACCTGCAGAGGTCAACCGTTTGGTTCTGATGAAAAACTTGTCGTTCAAAGAATTGGAAAAGTTGCTTAAGGAAATACCGTCAGTTGATGATTTTTTGTGGAATATCGACGGAAATAAAGTTCAACAACATTTCCAGCtacaatag